Proteins from one Kwoniella shivajii chromosome 1, complete sequence genomic window:
- a CDS encoding 60S ribosomal protein L23 translates to MSLGLPVGAVMNCADNSGAKNLYVISVVGFGARLNRLPAAAAGDMVMASVKKGKPELRKKVMPAVICRQRKPWRRRDGIFLYFEDNAGVIVNAKGEMKGSAINGPVAKECADLWPRIAANAGTVV, encoded by the exons ATGTCTCTCGGTCTTCCCGTTGGAGCCGTCATGAATTGTGCCGATAACTCTGGTGCTAAGA ACCTCTACGTTATCTCAGTTGTCGGTTTCGGTGCTAGACTTAACAGACTTCCCGCTGCCGCTGCTGGTGATATGGTTATGGCTTCCGTCAAGAAGGGTAAGCCAGAGCTCAGAAAGAAGG TCATGCCCGCCGTTATCTGCCGACAACGAAAAccttggagaagaagggatggtATCTTCCTTTACTTCGAGGATAACGCAGGTGTTATCGTCAACGCCAAGGGTGAGATGAAGGGATCTGCTATCAACGGACC agTTGCCAAAGAATGTGCCGACCTTTGGCCCCGTATCGCAGCAAATGCGGGCACAGTCGTCTAG
- a CDS encoding 40S ribosomal protein S5 — protein MSLTTLPADVQKVSQEGTVKLFGKWDSEGVEVKDISLTDYINVNHAVYVPHTAGRYAKKQFAKGRMPIVERLVNALMMNGRNNGKKIMAVRIVQHAFEIIHLVTEQNPVQVLVDAVVNTGPREDSTRIGSQGTVRRQAVDVSPLRRVNQAISLLTTGTRESAFKNSKSVSECLADELVNAAKGSSNSYAIKKKDELERVAKSNR, from the exons ATGTCACTTACAACACTCCCCGCCGATGTGCAAAAAGTTAGCCAAGAGGGCACTGTAAAGCTCTTTGGAAAATGGGATTCCGAGGG TGTTGAGGTTAAGGACATCTCCCTTACCGATTACATCAACGTTAACCACGCTGTCTACGTTC CCCACACTGCTGGCCGATATGCCAAGAAGCAATTCGCCAAGGGACGAATGCCCATTGTTGAGCGACTTGTCAACGC CCTTATGATGAACGGTCGAAACAACGGTAAGAAGATCATGGCCGTTCGAATTGTTCAACACGCTTTCGAAATCATTCACCTCGTCACCGAACAAAACCCCGTCCAAGTCTTGGTTGATGCCGTCGTCAACACTGGACCTCGAGAAGATTCTACTCGAATTGGATCTCAAGGTACCGTTCGAAGACAAGCCGTTGATGTTTCACCCCTTCGAAGAGTCAACCAAGCTATCTCTTTACTCACCACCGGTACTCgagaatcagctttcaagaaCTCTAAATCAGTCTCAGAATGTCTCGCAGATGAACTTGTCAACGCCGCTAAAGGTTCTTCCAACTCTTACgccatcaagaagaaggatgaactTGAACGAGTAGCTAAATCTAACCGATAA